From one Humulus lupulus chromosome 8, drHumLupu1.1, whole genome shotgun sequence genomic stretch:
- the LOC133795680 gene encoding uncharacterized protein LOC133795680 has protein sequence MAKFELENFDGTCHFSLWRESLKGILVHQKVAKMVGDAKLLEGKKVEEIAKMEEMAYHTTIMYLSNSVRRKLTTETTTMGQVGTTIHEAINLLERLYDFRMNSSLSLDDNIDKFNETIVGLSNIKHEVDEENQAIILLRSLPIAYQEVKAAIKYGRDVISFDDYLMSLNHQGETFMLNETLNTPAKLADFYAK, from the exons ATGGCTAAATTTGAACTTGAAAATTTTGATGGTACCTGTCACTTCTCTCTATGGCGGGAGAGCCTGAAAGGCATCTTGGTACACCAGAAAGTGGCCAAAATGGTCGGAGATGCAAAGCTCTTAGAAGGGAAAAAGGTTGAGGAGATTGCTAAAATGGAGGAGATGGCTTACCACACAACAATTATGTACCTATCAAATAGTGTGAGAAGGAAATTAACTACCGAGACAACAACAATGGGACAAGTTGGAACAACTATACATGAAGCCATCAATCTCCTAGAGAGATTATATGATTTTAGAATGAATTCTTCTTTATCCTTAGATGACAATATTGACAAGTTCAATGAAACTATTGTAGGTCTTTCTAATATCAAGCATGAAGTGGATGAGGAAAACCAAGCAATCATTCTGCTAAGATCTTTACCAATAGCCTATCAAGAGGTGAAAGCTGCCATAAAATATGGCAGAGATGTGATCTCCTTTGATGATTACTTAATGTCACTAAATCATCAAGGAGAG ACTTTTATGCTAAATGAAACTCTGAACACTCCTGCAAAACTTGCAGACTTTTATGCTAAATGA